GTTTCCATActgatgttgtttttttaattgaaattgcAAGTTTTTGGAAATAAAGTGAATTTAATGCTTATTTAGCCGTTTGTATCATTATTCccaaaatagagatatatacagatatgtaatttcgattatgtatataaatgtatgacatatattcctttctctctctctctctctctctctctctctctctctctctctctctctctctctctctctctctctctctctctctctctctctctctctctctctctctctctctctctctcactcctcactctctcactcactctctcacactcactctctctcaatcactctctctctctctctctctctcctctctctctctcttatatatatataatatatatatatatatatatatatatatatatatatttatttatatatacacatacatacatataaatatacatacaaatatacatatatatacataatatatgcatatgaatatacatatatatatatttttttttttaccatggtaTCAacgcggaagagtgttttaccattcatatatatatatatatatatatatatatatatatatatatatatatatatatatatatatatatatatatatatatatatatatatatatatatatgtgtgtgtgtgtgtgtgtgtgtgtgtgtgtgtgtgtgtgtatatatatatacatatatatatatatatatatatatatatatatatatatatatatatatatatgtatacacacacacacacacacacacacacacacacacacacacacacacacacacatatatacatatatatatatatatatatatatatatatatatatatatatatatatatatatatgtgtgtgtgtgtgtgtgtgtgtgtgtgtgtgtgtgtgtgtgtgtgtgtgtgtgtgtgtgtgtgtgtgtgtgtgtgtgcacacacacacacacacacacacacacacacacacacacaaaaacacacacacacacacacacacacacacacacacacacacacacacacatatatattatatatatatatatatatatatatatatatatatatatatatatatatatatatatatgcatgtatgtatgtatgtatgtatgtatgtatgcatatatatatatatgtatacatacatatatacatacacgcacacacacactcataatatgAGATGATACGGCCATGGCCTCAAGGGAGAACCTCATTTTCAAAATCCCGATGAAGACGTTTGTGCTTCATGGCAGATCATTCCTATTTAGTTCGCACTCGGATGGTCTTGGCATTTCTTCACGAAATAAATTCACACCTTTACACCTTTATGATCATTACCTGTAGCTTAAAGGCCTCCAAGTATGACAAGCACAACTGGGATCTGTTAAGATGCAACCACCCCCACCTGTACAGCCGCAAGGGCGTGAGGATCGAGAACAAGGGCGTCTCCAGGAGGCAGACGCTGTTCCTGGATGTGTAGCTCTTGTAGGCCATGCGGCAGCCCCTCCACCACGCCCACGCGATTCCCGCCCACCAGCAGGCGCCGTAGACTAGGTAGCTCCTTAAGGCCTTCCAGTCTGCCGAGAGGGAGGGCGTGGGCGCATTTccgctttatctgtctgtttgtctgtctgtctgaatccctttctttttctctgtctatatctgttttttatctctatatctgttttttttttttttacttttatctctatttttaactctatctattactctctatctattaatatttatctatttaactatctaccaatatctatctctatccattgatctacctttctctcgctctatctatatatctatttatgtatctttctcggtcagtctatctatctgcctggcaatctcactctatctctctctctctctatctctctctctctctatctctctctctctctctctctctctctctctctctctctctctctctctctctctctctctctctctctctctacatccctccctcctcccctcccccccccttatctctctatccacccacccacccgcctgcctctccccctctctccgaaCATACCTGGTGATATGATTATCCTGTAGATACAACTCCTGCAGGAGCCTAAGCGGGCGCAGGTTGGCCAGGCGGGTGAGGTGATTGTGTTGCAGGAAGGCCACTCGAGCTGCAGGACAAACACCCACATCCTCCTGACGTGAGCAAAGATGTGCTGATCAACTTTGCCAAAAGGAATAATAACAGAGGAGACTATCTAAAAAGGTTAACGAACAAAAAGAGATATTCTGAATGCTCAGTcacatttatttaatatcatatattcacTATATGTAATGTTTAAGAATTCAATCAAGTTATCCGGGAGGAttaaaggggggcgggagggggagggagggagggggaggggggagggagggaggaagggaggaagggacgaagggacgaagggaggaagggacgaagggaggaagggagggagggagggagagagagacagacagagagagagagagagagagagagagagagagaaagagagaaagagagagagagagagacagagagagagaaagagaaaggcagaaatagagaaagagagtcatGAAAATGTATCGacgtatcgattttttttatacatttaaagaAAACTACGAAAACGACACCAATGAAACGATACAGTTATTGAGTACCTAACCAATATAAACGCATCGATCGAAACGAATCGCCGATCCATGTATCGCGATCCTGCCCATCTCTGGCTTCACTATTACTCATAGGCATTTACTATGATCTGTTGTaaaatttctctatttctctgatTTCACTTCTTGTTTCATGTCTGTTTAGCACAAGTAGATCGGTGGAAAATTGGCTGTTTAGATTATTCCAAGAATCAGTCATATGGAGACGCTATCCAACCATTATCTTCTACATAAGGATGTGTTGTGCAGGAGACGCCATAGTCTCGCCTTTGTTACGGTTAGAGCACAAAGGAGCGGGAGTAGACGCTACCCAGTGTACCTAATTACATTAACAAGAGGCAATGTCATTATTTTACAGttatttcggtttttttttcgttttcttttctcgttttttctctgttttgaatgtttaatatatattcttatatacgaTAGAGATTTATAAATGGTTTAAAATGATTCGAGATACTCTTTTAGATAAAGCACAGACAGTTTTAGACCGGTGACAGATATTTCAtacataatcaaaaaaaaatgacagtgcttagagattttttttataagctaATTCTTAAATAGTCTTTGAATAGTTCCagatagctttaaaaaaaatttagatagtCAAGGAACAaatcaaccccccccaaaaaaagcacaaagaaaaataaaactcacAATATGTGTTATTCCTCTCGATTCGAGGTGCAGGTGAGTCACCCTGGCCAAGAGtgtttctatctcctttctcctcgcctcttcctcttcctcttctttcatccctTCCTTGTCTTCGTCGCTCTCTTTCACCCTTTATTTGAGGGCCTcggtgtttcccttttcctttccccgaggggtccccctttttcccctccccccctttcgacTCCGGGATTAGGAGTTTCGTCAGGAGGAAGATCTGGGGGCTCGATGGTCCGGGGGGGTTATCCTGAgggggttttttcgttttttggattttctctttcttttttgggggttttttttttgtctcttttttccgtttctgttttttgtcctgggtctgtctttttttgtctctcaatgtctctcccctgtttcccttttgtttttttggtgggtttccGGGGTCGCTCGGCCCGATGGGTTCTTttcggttttttctctctctcccctccctccctctctctcccccggctctcttccctctctcatctctctctccccctctctctctctccctttctctctctcccctcttctcttttccttttcctctttttctctctcttccctctcccctctctctccctctctgcccttttccctctctctctctctctttttttaatagataaatgcatcccgtgttttgtgtggtgtggttttggggtttgtgtgtggtgggtttggggtgtgtgtgtgttttggggtgtttttttttggtgtggggtgtgtgtgtgtgtgtgggggtgcctattttggggtgtgtctttgttgtggggggtagtgcgtatgtttttaattttttgtgtggggattttttgggtgtaaaggttttgtgtgtgtatgtacagatttttttgggtttatataactaaaaacaaaccaaaaaccccatgaaaaaaacctttcccccaatactccccggggtccccccccctttctttcgccAACCCACCCCCATAGGGGTCTAAATGTTCCGCCCACCATCACCCTACGGGGAAAATTCAGCCCTTCACAGTTATACCACTTgtttaattttaagaaaaaattttgattttaaattttttttttttctcattattttctttttacatttttttttttttttatttagtattactaATTAGTTTCTGGAATTGCATATCTTTCTCCTTTAAAATGTTCAAATTAATTTGtcgatatataaacaaaactttaaaaacctttttttaaaacccaaacagaaatttttacttataaaagaaaaatataatcccgggatgataatcattgaaatgatgcgaaatgaaaaattaatatcagtgttgatgataaaaattatattgtgatcattatcttttttcttgggTTCAATTACTTTTTAATCATTTCATTACccattgtttattactttttattaccgtaatttttttttacttaattatcttattgttattatcattatcatcattattattactatcatcctttttttttttattagcattgttattattattatcattattatcatcatcatcattaatataattattatcaatatcaatgttatcattactattaccattactaatatcattattattattaatatcattgttattattatcattatcataatcattatcattactatcataattattattattattgttattgttaatatcatcaacactacgattatgattattattttgattgttatcataattattatcattatcattattatcagtatcatcatcatcaatgatattaccattatcactatcgtacTCAGTATAATTaacattgttagtatcattattacaatggttccattattattgttatacctgccactattatcattattattattattattatcattattaatattaatattattatcatattattattattatcattatcgtcataggtattattaacattattattattactattattatcattattattatcattagcattattatcataattattattatcatcataattattattattattattattattattattattattattatcattatcattatcattatcattatcatcatcgtcatcatcatcgtcatcatcatcgtcatcatcatcatcatcatcatcatcatcatcatcatcatcatcatcatcaatatcatcgcctttattatcattactttattatgcttatcactatcatatcactatcatcttcatcaaaatcattataatattactactatcattatcattatcactatgagtAGTACGAGTAGCAGTAGTATAATtactaatagcagtagtagtagtagcagtgtagACATTGGAGCGAATCTTATAGaatttataagtaaataaaaggtaaaagtagtacatgtagtagtaataatatcattatcatcatttttatggcaTATTCACATACTGATGAACAAATATCACTTTAAATGGAGAAACTgggataatataattactatatgatAGCTATAATCGTAATGATTTgggaatgataatttttttttgtcagtaaaaAAGCTATCAGTAGGAAatagcaattaaaaaaataaattccttaATATCAGTAACGTAATGATAACCCCCAAAAAGACCTAATTACGaccaacaaaaacatacataactGATAACGagcgtaaaggggaaaaaaaaaaaaaaaaacaataacacatcaATAAtgttaaacaacaaaaaaaaaaaaacgaaagaccaTTGCGAAACACTGGCCGCATTTTATAAATCTATAAGTAATTATGTTAATCATTTTCACTTTAATAAACAAGAGTATCAATCAAGGTAAAAGGATAATACTCCTCTTTATAGAAAAACTCAACAACGAAAGCCTACCCAGGTTTATCCAAACACTTGCCTGTGTTTACTCTCACTGACCTTCCGGGGTCGAGGGGCCCAAAGCCGAGCGTCCCCGGGCCCGACAGACTGTTTAACACTGCGCCAGGGAAACCGAtcactgtttctcttcctcttttcctgccgctttttttttaaagaaaattgaaatgtGGTTTCACCATCTTAGTTAaacttattttctatctatcatctatctgtcgctgtcttctactatctatttttctatctgtctctctccgctctctcctccccctctctcccctcttcttctctttcctctccctctctctctcctcctctatatatatattattataattttatattatatattatatattatgtatatataaacatatattacatatattatttgcatcttattaattttttaatttataattaattttattttataatatatatatatatatctttttttaaaacggtaggttcatgtctggggccgccgtggtccagcagtcttattatagttttcatgttgtgatgctcttgggtggtcgtggtagggtccccagttcctttccacggaaatgccggtggtacctttttggggtaatcttctctctattttatccccgggggcttgggaccacactacCGGGGCGGGCTTGCCACCCATGGTTAggcaggcaatcaggtgaagttctttcccaagggaaaaacgcgggggtcggtgactcgaacctcgaactcagttgccgtcgtgacagttttgggtCCGCGCTaaaaaaccattcggccaccgcgggcttgacaaATCATggggcttccatattttttcttgaaatttagaGCGGTTTTTTGCCAAattccttccgcccgggtttttatcgagtcaccatctctatttcccgcaCTGTtgactggcttggcccccccagtggctaggcaggcaatcgaggtgaagttccttgcccaaagggaaaaaaaagcgccggccggtgaccgaacccccccaactcagattgccgtcgtgagagtcttgagtccgacgctctaaaaaccattcggccacccccggccccatatatatatataatacattgtgtaattatatatattatatatatatattaataatatatatgtttatatatcatatattattatattatatatattaaaaattttttaatatattttatagaatattaatatattatatattatatatattatattatatatattatatatgtatgtaattttatgtataattttttttttttcgtttctttttttttacatttccgttATTTTTTCCCGCATTATGTAAAACCTAATTTGGAAGCCATTAAATTTGCTTCAACTAAATATGTGTAGGTTTTACGCTTGCGAGGGGTTTGTAATTTCCAAACCTAAGAAAAAAGATAAGCTAAATAATGGAGTGCttaacaaaatttccctttatttaccaTCAAACCTTAAGCAAAAAGTGCTATGCTTCTCCCGCTGTATTTAAATCAGTTTTTCTAGAGCTTAACTCCCCCTTGGTTTTAAACGCAATAGTGAAAAAGGGCTTTTTTCTGCGTTGGTTGAATCCGAAGTTAATTTCCATTTTTGCTACAATAAAGACCTCTTTAAAATAATGACGTAGATGTCATAAAATTACAAGAACTAATTTACTCTTTGCCGCAAGAGTAacgtaactgtgtgtgtgtgtgtctgtatgtatgaatatatgtcaatatgtattgacatattttcatatatatatatatatatatatatatatatatatatatatatatatatatcatatatattatatatatatatatatatatttatatgtatatgtgtatatatatatatatatatatatatatatatatatatatatatatatatatatactatatatatatacatatatatatatgtcaatatatatatatatatatattatatatatatgtgtgtgtgtgtgtgtgtgtgtgtgtgtgtgtgtgtgtgtgtgtgtgtgtgtgtgtgtatgtgtgtgtgtatgaatatatgtcaatatatatatatatatatatatatatatatatatatatatatatatatatatatatatatataatatgatgtgtatatgatatatatgtgtatatatgtgtggtaatagtagtagtagtatagtatcattattgttattattattattatcattatttttgttatcattatcattatatttttaatacattattatcactattattgcattaataatcgaaacagcagtagtagtagtaatagtactattattattatcattgtgagtaTCACcgtcattgccattattaatatcattattgttactattattattatcattattattgtaaacat
The genomic region above belongs to Penaeus monodon isolate SGIC_2016 chromosome 16, NSTDA_Pmon_1, whole genome shotgun sequence and contains:
- the LOC119583107 gene encoding protein phosphatase 1 regulatory subunit 42-like, whose amino-acid sequence is MKEEEEEEARRKEIETLLARVTHLHLESRGITHIEDVGVCPAARVAFLQHNHLTRLANLRPLRLLQELYLQDNHITRLEGLKELPSLRRLLVGGNRVGVVEGLPHGLQELHIQEQRLPPGDALVLDPHALAAVQVGVVAS